The genome window tttacatacattttgttttaaatatTAGCTCTTTATTATACTTCACTTACAAAGTCGACATTTTAAATTAAGATCTCTATGGTCATTGTATGCAACATCCTGCTAGAGAAATTCCCTGTTCGAGTTAACTTACACAGCCAATTTGATTGAAAAACGAGCATTTTACATGTACCCTTTTTTTATTCTGCAATGACGGTAGTTTGCTTTCCGAGTGCCAGTAGTTAATGTTTTGACCTAAGAACATGTCAACACGCATGACCAAGAAGTTTGACAGAGAAGGCGTTTGTCTTTTGGTTTACAGTgaggtggctcttaaaagagcctttgtggGTTGAGGCCAATTGATCTCGGGCAGAGACTAGGCGCGCTCTCCGCGGATGCGGCGGGCCAGCTGGATGTCCTTGGGCATGATGGTGACCCTCTTGGCGTGGATGGCGCACAGGTTGGTGTCCTCGAACAGACCGACCAGGTAAGCCTCGCTAGCCTCCTGCAGAGCCATCACGGCGGAGCTCTGGAAACGCAGGTCTGTCTTGAAGTCCTGAGCGATTTCCCTGACCAGGCGCTGAAAAGGCAGCTTGCGAATAAGCAGCTCGGTGGACTTCTGGTAACGACGGATCTCTCTCAGAGCCACGGTCCCGGGCCTGTAACGATGAGGTTTCTTCACGCCACCAGTGGCTGGTGCACTCTTGCGAGCGGCTTTGGTGGCGAGTTGCTTCCTCGGGGCTTTGCCACCGGTGGATTTACGAGCGGTCTGCTTGGTTCTGGCCATGATGCTTGTCTTCTCGTTTCCGAGTGGATGTTAAATCCTAGAGCATAAGTAAAAGTTTATATGGTCGGTTTGTCGTCCGCTGATTGGACTGCTCTCCCGAGCAGACTGATTGGCAGACCGTCGACGCTTTCTCCTTTGGCAATTGGACGCGGGGACCTAGCGTCCGTTCCCGCCCACACTTGAAACCTTCTGGCTCCGCCCTGATCCTTCGCACCGCTGCCCCAGTGGCGGGCACGTAGTCGATTAGAAAATGTGTACAGAACATGCGGCCTAAATGCATACTTGCATTTCTGATCGACCTAGTTCACACCAGTGACAAGCTAAACAAATGCAGCATTAAATGATGTCAAATGACTTGGCATATTGACCAAAGGTAAACGTTTCCTGACCATTCCTAAGGGATGAGCACCGGCTTCTACAATGTTGGCATGCAGGCTACTTGACATGAAGAATGACCAGCGCTGCAACCCATGTAGGTTTACTGAATGGTGGAACTTAAAGGTGTGATTGAAGTGTAGCGATAGCATTTCCTTTATTTACTATGTCTATAATTG of Hypomesus transpacificus isolate Combined female chromosome 11, fHypTra1, whole genome shotgun sequence contains these proteins:
- the LOC124474264 gene encoding histone H3, encoding MARTKQTARKSTGGKAPRKQLATKAARKSAPATGGVKKPHRYRPGTVALREIRRYQKSTELLIRKLPFQRLVREIAQDFKTDLRFQSSAVMALQEASEAYLVGLFEDTNLCAIHAKRVTIMPKDIQLARRIRGERA